The region CGGAGTTCTCCACCAGGTCGCCCTACCCCGACGCGCGGCGGCTGCTCGACGCCGGGGTCGCCGTGGCCCTCGCCACCGACTGCAACCCGGGGTCGTCGTTCACCACGTCGATGCCGTTCTGCGTGGCCCTGGCCGTCCGGGAGATGGGCATGACGCCGCTGGAGGCCGTACGCGCGGCCACCCGCGGAGGCGCGCGGGCGCTGCGGCGCACCGACGTCGGCGCCCTGCGTGCGGGCTCCCGCGCCGACCTCGTCATCCTGGAGGCGCCGTCGTACGTCCACCTGGCGTACCGGCCCGGCGTGCCGCTGGTGGCACAGGTGTGGCGAGGGGGACGCCGCCTTGTTTAGACCCAGGATATCTGGGTAATCGGCTTTTCTTCCGGCCCCGCATCCTCCCTGGGGAGGAACTGTAAACCATTCCCCGGTCGTATTCATTTGGGGAATCTTTGCCATGGACCGGCCGTTGACCGGGTCAGGAGCAGGAAGCCGGGGGCCACGCCGAGCGGGGCGGACGGGTCCGGTTCACCGGCTCACGTATTGCATATCGCGGGCGGCGGAACGAGGTGCCATCGTATGGCGACGGGGAATCGGACGCATGAGCAGCAGGTCTCTGACCGGGATCTGCTGGGGACGTATCTGGCCGAGATCGGCCGCGTTCCGTTGCTGACCGCGGATCAGGAGGTCGAGCTCGCCAAACGGATCGAGGCGGGGTTGTTCGCCGAGCAGTTGCTCGACAGCGGGCGGGCGGAGCCCAAGGCCGCGGACGCGACCGACGAGGAGCTCGAGCGCATCGCCGTTTCGGGACGGCGGGCGAAGGACGAGTTCATCCAGGCCAACCTGCGCCTCGTGGTCGCCGTAGCGAGGAAGTACTCGGGGCGGGGGATGCCCCTGATCGACCTGGTGCAGGAGGGCAACCTCGGGCTGGTCCGGGCGGTGGAGAAGTTCGACTACCGCCGGGGATACAAGTTCTCCACCTACGCCACCTGGTGGATCCGGCAGTCGGTCGGCCGCTCCATCCACGAGCAGGCGCGGCCGGTGCGGCTGCCCACCCACGCGGGAGAGCAGATGACCCGGCTCATGCGGGTCCGCCGGGACATGCTGGCCGAGTTCGACGCCGAGCCGACCGACGCCGACCTCGCCGCGGTGCTCGACCTGCCGATCGAGCGCGTGCAGGAGCTGCGCCGCTGGGCGTCCGACCCCGTCTCGCTCCAGCTCGGGGTGGGCGACGAGGACGAGACCGAGCTGGGCGACATGATCGCCGACGGGACCTGGGCGGACCCGGAGCAGCAGGCCATGGCCACGCTGGAGAAGGAGCGCCTGGAGCAGTGGCTGACCGGCCTGGAGGGCCAGATGCGCGACATGCTCCGCTGGCGGTACGGCCTGGTGGACGGCCGGGAGCACACCCTCACCGAGGTGGGCGAGCGTTACGGCATCGGCCGTGACCGCGCCCGGCGCATCGAGCGCGACGCGCTGTCGCGGCTGCGGAAGATGGCCAGCGCCGCCTGACGACCGGCCGTACCGGTATCCCGACGACGCGCACCCCCTGGGGTGCGCGTTTTGTCGTTCCCAGCACGTCCGAAACCTGGCCGACACACGGGATCGGCGAGTTTCACACTGGTGAAACACGCATGGTCATGAGCTGAAACGGCGGAAGAACACGCTTTCGCCAACGTCAGTGAGCCAGCCGGCCGAGGAAGCCCGGGACGACGCCACTGAGGGAGTGATAACCGGCCACACGCCAAATGTAAGGAGGGCCGCGTCGGTGAAGATCGATACCGGTACCACCGCCTGGATGATCACAGCCACCGCACTGGTGCTGTTGATGACGCCCGGGCTCGCGTTCTTCTACGGGGGCATGACCAGGGCGAAGAGCGTCCTGAACATGATGATGATGTCGTTCGTCAGCATCATCACCATCACCCTCGCCTGGGTTCTGTACGGCCACTCGCTGGCCTTCGACGCCTTCGGCGACGGAGACAACGTCATCAACAAGCTTGTCGGCGGCGGCGACGCCATAGGCCTGCAGAGCCTCATCGACACGCCCACCGCGGACGACGGGACCGGCATGCCGAGCCTCGTGTTCTCGGCTTTCCAGCTCACCTTCGCGATCATCACCGTCGCCCTCATCAGCGGCGCCATCGCCGACCGCGCCAAGTTCGGCGCCTGGGTGGTCTTCGGCATCGCCTGGGCGACGCTGGTCTACTTCCCGGTCGCCCACTGGGTCTGGGGCGGCGGCTGGCTGGCCAACCTCGGCATCGAGGACTTCGCCGGCGGTACGGTCGTCCACGTGAACGCCGGAGCCGCGGGCCTCGCGCTCGCGTTCGTGCTCGGCAAGCGGACCGGCTGGCGCAAGGACCCCATGCGCCCGCACAACCTCACCCTGGTCCTGCTCGGCGTGGGCCTGCTGTGGTTCGGCTGGTTCGGCTTCAACGCGGGCTCCGAGCTCGCCGTCGACGGCACCGCCGGTCTCGCGTTCATGAACACCCAGGTCGCCACGGCCGCCGCCGCCGGCGCCTGGATCCTCGTGGAGAAGCTGCGCGACGGCCACTCCACCACCCTCGGCGTCGCCTCCGGCGCCGTGGCCGGCCTGGTCGCCATCACCCCCGCCTGTGGTTTCGTCGACCCGTGGGCGGCGCTCGTGCTCGGCCTCCTGGCCGGCGCGGTCTGCGCGTACGCCGTGGGCCTGAAGTACCGCCTCGGCTTCGACGACTCGCTCGACGTGGTCGGCGTCCACCTGGTCGGCGGCGCGATCGGCGCGGTCTCCCTCGGTCTCATCGCCCGCTACCCCTTCGCCGACGGCCAGAACGAGGGCCTCATCTACGGCGGCCCGATCTCGCAGCTCGGCGTCCAGGCGCTCGGCCCTGTCGCGGTGGGCCTCTACTCCTTCATCATGGCCTACGTGATCGGGAAGATCATCGACAAGACGATGGGCTTCCGGATCGAGCAGGAGGACGAGGTCACCGGCATCGACATCACCACCCACGCCGAGACCGGGTACGACCTCGGCATCGTTCACTCCTCGGGAGTGACCTCCGTCAACGGGCCCGTTTCCGCGGCACAGACGAAGAAGGTCGACGCATGAAACTCATCACCGC is a window of Microbispora sp. NBC_01189 DNA encoding:
- a CDS encoding sigma-70 family RNA polymerase sigma factor, with the protein product MATGNRTHEQQVSDRDLLGTYLAEIGRVPLLTADQEVELAKRIEAGLFAEQLLDSGRAEPKAADATDEELERIAVSGRRAKDEFIQANLRLVVAVARKYSGRGMPLIDLVQEGNLGLVRAVEKFDYRRGYKFSTYATWWIRQSVGRSIHEQARPVRLPTHAGEQMTRLMRVRRDMLAEFDAEPTDADLAAVLDLPIERVQELRRWASDPVSLQLGVGDEDETELGDMIADGTWADPEQQAMATLEKERLEQWLTGLEGQMRDMLRWRYGLVDGREHTLTEVGERYGIGRDRARRIERDALSRLRKMASAA
- a CDS encoding ammonium transporter, which translates into the protein MKIDTGTTAWMITATALVLLMTPGLAFFYGGMTRAKSVLNMMMMSFVSIITITLAWVLYGHSLAFDAFGDGDNVINKLVGGGDAIGLQSLIDTPTADDGTGMPSLVFSAFQLTFAIITVALISGAIADRAKFGAWVVFGIAWATLVYFPVAHWVWGGGWLANLGIEDFAGGTVVHVNAGAAGLALAFVLGKRTGWRKDPMRPHNLTLVLLGVGLLWFGWFGFNAGSELAVDGTAGLAFMNTQVATAAAAGAWILVEKLRDGHSTTLGVASGAVAGLVAITPACGFVDPWAALVLGLLAGAVCAYAVGLKYRLGFDDSLDVVGVHLVGGAIGAVSLGLIARYPFADGQNEGLIYGGPISQLGVQALGPVAVGLYSFIMAYVIGKIIDKTMGFRIEQEDEVTGIDITTHAETGYDLGIVHSSGVTSVNGPVSAAQTKKVDA